Proteins encoded within one genomic window of Rubripirellula tenax:
- a CDS encoding NAD-dependent epimerase/dehydratase family protein, whose protein sequence is MIDDSRATATVFITGGFGCVGAETAKWLISNSVCDVVVGSRRISRERKREVFGEAVSSRLKFAQVDVVDRPRLHATLVQYDVTHVLHLAGLETPDCNEHRDLGLQVNLAGTQRLIEAMKVSGRDLKRFVFASSMAVYGRRSAYAAGGVPMHAEPNPVNVYGTWKLAGEHISRLFYEETRVPTISVRPGALSGPGRDLGLTATPTTAMKHVAAGLPYEIPYHNRQDYLYAPDVGAAIAQCMVQPFDGYQAFTLPSHTVDSDTLVEAMRCAAIELGLASDPQISVGDKEVPFICDVDFQPFLEAFPQAPHTPLKQATRQSIDHFVSLGEHR, encoded by the coding sequence ATGATCGACGATTCCCGAGCGACGGCTACCGTTTTCATCACGGGCGGATTCGGGTGCGTCGGCGCGGAAACGGCAAAATGGCTGATCAGTAATAGTGTCTGCGACGTTGTCGTCGGAAGTCGCCGCATCAGTCGCGAACGAAAACGCGAGGTCTTTGGCGAGGCCGTCTCTTCTCGATTGAAGTTCGCTCAGGTTGATGTGGTCGATCGCCCGCGACTGCACGCCACACTGGTCCAATACGATGTCACTCATGTCCTGCATTTGGCGGGCTTGGAAACACCGGATTGCAATGAGCATCGCGATCTCGGCTTGCAAGTCAACTTGGCCGGCACGCAGCGCTTGATCGAAGCGATGAAGGTAAGTGGACGCGACTTAAAACGATTCGTGTTTGCGAGTTCAATGGCGGTCTATGGACGGCGGTCCGCCTACGCGGCCGGTGGCGTGCCGATGCACGCGGAACCAAATCCGGTCAATGTCTACGGGACGTGGAAGCTAGCGGGCGAGCATATCTCGCGACTGTTTTACGAGGAAACCAGAGTCCCCACGATCAGCGTACGTCCAGGAGCATTGTCTGGTCCGGGCCGCGATCTTGGTCTTACTGCAACACCAACCACTGCGATGAAACACGTTGCCGCAGGGCTTCCCTACGAGATTCCGTACCACAATCGACAAGACTACCTGTACGCGCCCGATGTTGGGGCCGCCATTGCTCAGTGCATGGTGCAGCCATTCGATGGCTACCAGGCTTTCACGCTGCCTAGCCATACCGTTGACTCCGACACCCTGGTCGAAGCGATGCGGTGTGCGGCGATTGAACTTGGGCTGGCCAGCGATCCCCAAATTTCCGTTGGCGATAAAGAAGTACCGTTCATCTGTGATGTCGACTTCCAGCCGTTTCTTGAAGCCTTTCCCCAAGCTCCCCATACGCCGCTAAAACAAGCGACCCGGCAATCCATCGACCATTTTGTCAGCCTCGGCGAGCATCGTTAG